Proteins from a single region of Allocatelliglobosispora scoriae:
- a CDS encoding glycosyltransferase codes for MTGPVRRSRMILITHGTNGDVLPFLKLATVLRERGHDVTLISHAVFGAAAAATGAEFVPLDTEAEYTRYLDDARDVLLARQGNPSPPDLLAHYERTGWFEHIRFAIRAAADRFEKGGTVIVGRHTSGLAALIAAEFLGAPAAWVALTPAQHLLLPITEYLHRTALAAPLNALRDEFGLGPVTDWSAWLRSADSHLGLWPEWFERSGTATPAEVVRTGFVLAGDAESGAFPDGLAELLDAEQAPVLIAGSSGTILFDEFYEAAVHACQVAGRQAILVSPFPELLPERLPDGVHWFSRLPYREVMPRVAAVIHHGGIGTLGRALVSGVPQLVLAHSFDQPDTGARLRRLGVAEWLPSTQWDPAQAAVLLKQLLGDPAYARRAARLGATIDADRSAHRVAAELEALL; via the coding sequence GTGACCGGGCCGGTCCGGCGCAGCCGGATGATCCTGATCACCCACGGCACCAACGGCGACGTGCTGCCCTTCCTCAAGCTCGCCACCGTGCTCCGCGAACGCGGCCACGACGTCACCCTGATCAGCCACGCCGTCTTCGGCGCCGCGGCGGCGGCGACGGGCGCGGAGTTCGTGCCGCTGGACACCGAGGCGGAGTACACCCGCTACCTCGACGACGCCCGCGACGTGCTGCTCGCCCGGCAGGGCAACCCGAGCCCGCCGGACCTGCTCGCCCACTACGAGCGGACCGGGTGGTTCGAGCACATCCGCTTCGCGATCCGGGCCGCCGCCGACCGCTTCGAGAAGGGCGGCACCGTCATCGTCGGGCGGCACACCTCCGGGCTCGCCGCGCTGATCGCCGCGGAGTTCCTCGGCGCTCCGGCGGCCTGGGTGGCGCTCACCCCCGCCCAGCACCTGCTGCTGCCGATCACCGAATACCTGCACCGCACGGCTCTGGCCGCCCCGCTCAACGCGCTGCGCGACGAGTTCGGCCTCGGCCCGGTCACCGACTGGTCGGCGTGGCTGCGCTCCGCCGACAGCCACCTCGGGCTCTGGCCGGAGTGGTTCGAGCGCTCCGGCACCGCCACCCCGGCCGAGGTGGTGCGGACCGGTTTCGTGCTCGCCGGTGACGCCGAGTCGGGGGCCTTCCCGGACGGGCTCGCCGAGCTGCTCGACGCCGAGCAGGCACCCGTACTCATCGCGGGCAGCAGCGGCACGATCCTGTTCGACGAGTTCTACGAGGCGGCGGTGCACGCGTGCCAGGTCGCCGGGCGGCAGGCGATCCTGGTCAGCCCGTTTCCGGAGCTGCTGCCCGAGCGGTTGCCCGACGGCGTGCACTGGTTCTCGCGCCTGCCCTACCGAGAGGTGATGCCCCGGGTCGCGGCGGTGATCCACCACGGCGGCATCGGTACGCTCGGCCGCGCCCTCGTCTCCGGGGTGCCGCAGCTCGTCCTCGCGCACAGCTTCGACCAGCCCGACACGGGTGCCCGGCTGCGCCGGCTCGGGGTGGCCGAGTGGCTCCCGTCGACCCAGTGGGACCCGGCGCAGGCGGCGGTGCTCCTCAAGCAGCTGCTCGGCGACCCGGCGTACGCCCGGCGCGCGGCGCGGCTCGGCGCCACGATCGACGCCGACCGGTCCGCCCACCGGGTCGCCGCCGAACTCGAAGCCCTGCTCTGA
- a CDS encoding HAD-IIIC family phosphatase, translated as MSMESVPMRWVIAASFTAEPVAAPLAFWGDRLGQPIEPVFAPFGQVFQQLLDPASALATATGVAAVLVRIEDLDGAVSELAAALRAAAQRAATPVLLAVCPPSPARQTADEQAARELLDAVADVPNIHPVPVGGWYRVPDPHDAYAEQLGGVPYSPAYFAALGTALHRTGQAIGTPRPKVLVVDCDNTLWDGAVGEEGADGVHIGAERRAIMALLAAQAQAGRLICLASRNAEADVLAVLDRHPDLPLRREHLTATRINWLPKSANIASLAAELDLGLDSFVFLDDSPVECAEVAAALPEVLTLRLPGDAAEALDFLRHCWPLDIARVTAEDTQRTARYQAERDRRELRASAPSLADFLAGLDLAVEITPPRPDQLERAAQLTQRTNQFNLSLVRTTAADLAHSTATWLAVHVTDRFGDYGMTGLIGYRLVGSVLRVEALMLSCRVLGRGVEHRVLAHLGTLAEQLGAETVELVLHEGDRNQPARDFLASVAAPGPTGYTLAAADAAQARPVVATQAIPVDASSSALTDAPRSAAPRSDAELVAWIATELGTPEAVLAAMGGPVRPTTSSAEATPLQLQVMALWAELLGEAPTTVADNFFALGGQSLQVVQFMARARQAFGVELPVDLLFTPAFTVAEVSAAILALQLDQLDTSISADLLDEIEALSEEELEALLAAEETGDRR; from the coding sequence ATGTCGATGGAGTCCGTGCCGATGCGGTGGGTGATCGCCGCGTCCTTCACCGCCGAGCCGGTCGCAGCCCCGCTCGCCTTCTGGGGCGACCGCCTCGGCCAGCCGATCGAGCCGGTCTTCGCCCCCTTCGGACAGGTCTTCCAGCAGCTCCTCGACCCCGCCAGCGCCCTCGCCACCGCCACCGGCGTCGCCGCCGTCCTGGTCCGGATCGAGGACCTCGACGGTGCCGTGTCGGAGCTCGCCGCCGCGCTGCGCGCCGCCGCGCAGCGGGCCGCCACCCCGGTCCTGCTCGCCGTCTGCCCGCCGTCACCGGCCCGGCAGACCGCCGACGAGCAGGCCGCCCGGGAGCTGCTCGACGCGGTCGCCGATGTCCCCAACATCCACCCGGTGCCGGTCGGTGGCTGGTACCGGGTGCCCGACCCCCACGACGCCTACGCCGAGCAGCTCGGCGGGGTGCCCTACTCCCCCGCCTACTTCGCCGCGCTCGGCACCGCCCTTCACCGCACCGGGCAGGCGATCGGCACGCCCCGGCCGAAGGTCCTCGTCGTCGACTGCGACAACACGCTGTGGGACGGCGCGGTCGGTGAGGAGGGGGCTGACGGCGTACACATCGGCGCGGAGCGGAGAGCGATCATGGCGCTGCTCGCCGCGCAGGCGCAGGCCGGGCGACTGATCTGCCTGGCGAGCCGCAACGCGGAGGCCGACGTGCTCGCGGTCCTCGACCGCCACCCGGACCTGCCGCTGCGCCGCGAGCACCTCACCGCGACCCGGATCAACTGGCTGCCCAAGTCGGCGAATATCGCCTCGCTCGCCGCGGAGCTCGACCTGGGCCTCGACAGCTTCGTCTTCCTCGACGACTCCCCGGTCGAGTGCGCCGAGGTCGCCGCCGCGCTGCCCGAGGTGCTGACGCTGCGGCTGCCCGGCGACGCCGCCGAGGCCCTGGACTTCCTGCGCCACTGCTGGCCGCTCGACATCGCCCGGGTCACCGCCGAGGACACCCAGCGCACCGCCCGCTACCAGGCCGAACGCGACCGCCGCGAGCTGCGGGCGAGCGCGCCGTCGCTCGCCGACTTCCTCGCCGGCCTCGACCTCGCGGTCGAGATCACCCCGCCGCGCCCCGACCAGCTCGAGCGCGCCGCGCAGCTCACCCAGCGCACCAACCAGTTCAACCTCAGCCTGGTACGCACCACCGCCGCCGACCTGGCACACTCCACCGCCACGTGGCTCGCCGTGCACGTCACCGACCGGTTCGGCGACTACGGCATGACCGGCCTCATCGGCTACCGGCTCGTCGGAAGCGTGCTGCGGGTGGAGGCGCTGATGCTGAGCTGCCGCGTGCTCGGCCGGGGTGTCGAGCACCGCGTCCTGGCCCACCTCGGCACCCTCGCCGAGCAGCTCGGCGCCGAGACGGTCGAGCTCGTCCTCCACGAGGGCGACCGCAACCAGCCCGCCCGCGACTTCCTCGCCTCGGTGGCCGCACCCGGCCCGACCGGCTACACCCTGGCCGCAGCCGACGCGGCGCAGGCCAGGCCTGTCGTGGCCACGCAGGCCATTCCGGTCGACGCCTCTTCCTCCGCACTGACCGACGCGCCGAGGTCGGCGGCCCCGCGCTCCGACGCCGAGCTCGTCGCCTGGATCGCGACCGAACTCGGCACCCCGGAAGCGGTCCTCGCCGCGATGGGCGGCCCGGTCCGGCCGACCACGTCGAGCGCCGAGGCCACGCCGCTGCAGCTTCAGGTGATGGCGCTCTGGGCCGAGCTGCTCGGCGAGGCACCGACCACGGTGGCGGACAACTTCTTCGCCCTCGGCGGCCAGTCGCTGCAGGTGGTGCAGTTCATGGCCCGGGCCCGGCAGGCGTTCGGCGTCGAGCTCCCCGTCGACCTGCTCTTCACCCCGGCCTTCACCGTCGCCGAGGTGAGCGCCGCGATCCTGGCACTGCAGCTCGACCAGCTCGACACCTCGATCTCCGCCGACCTGCTCGACGAGATCGAGGCCCTCTCCGAGGAGGAGCTCGAGGCGCTGCTCGCCGCCGAGGAGACGGGCGACCGCCGGTGA
- a CDS encoding VOC family protein: protein MIIKIDHIGLATIDMASAAASLELLSMVKFDEGIAETYGVDCQFWGVGAEPGAAAIELVAPNRDDAAIHGHLRRSGAGLYHVAFEVDDIDAELRRLRDGGATPVDRGPCAGARAGMRVCFVYLGTATGLLVELVQYDA from the coding sequence TTGATCATTAAAATCGACCACATTGGACTTGCAACCATCGATATGGCGAGCGCAGCGGCCTCGCTGGAGCTCCTTTCGATGGTGAAATTCGACGAGGGAATCGCCGAGACCTACGGCGTCGACTGCCAATTCTGGGGCGTCGGTGCCGAACCCGGCGCGGCGGCGATCGAGCTGGTCGCGCCGAACCGTGACGACGCGGCCATCCACGGCCATCTACGCAGGTCGGGCGCCGGGCTCTACCACGTCGCCTTCGAGGTCGACGACATCGACGCGGAGCTGCGGCGGCTGCGCGACGGCGGCGCCACCCCCGTCGACCGCGGCCCGTGTGCGGGCGCCCGGGCGGGGATGCGCGTCTGCTTCGTCTATCTCGGCACGGCGACCGGACTGCTCGTGGAATTGGTTCAATATGACGCTTGA